A genome region from Microplitis mediator isolate UGA2020A chromosome 4, iyMicMedi2.1, whole genome shotgun sequence includes the following:
- the LOC130666809 gene encoding formin-binding protein 4-like isoform X2: MNNKKRRRKSAFSPNSRESDFQSNTKQDSANANNGLSSNSLTNLLEQYNSDSDDQEETPRENKQCLDDKVNDFFKEIQFITQNTQESQSSDTTGKETGQIPSNRQRIPGSSWQECFDESTGYPYYWHTETNEVTWELPKELESTRKNNDNIVPQQQQQQPNRLPKLPNDKPPSKVKNDNSVRNKSRHKSDTDNTKRTSSKKKKSKQMIDDKNDDSDDSYIEMITSFGDDNTDTDKSEDEKTADESWTLNKSIQRERERERERETSASVASNDARDDDNSRESNQESSVKDSVNDHSSEETLFSKKSTGSTLFPAALSKNWFVDNNSKVDSNVEQTEFSQTCESQDTTEKSEAPKINRPLENLGSSIKGFQRKRRIAFDVLTIPKNNDERLGLGFAKTLPSVSTDNSSKEINAEDRKRNLGKYAIDFIKGETLEVNNEVVKPDNYIPGDQIQTIVDKLKILSKEGSTVSAAQVMSIQIKALMSAWEAGDLKDRYFYNWLADTKKEVSRLEEEAAPSEWDYQWDSANKRYLYRNKINGDTQLNYPDIIGGAEEMELCTTPPPTSSPIEHTQIKSIDSIKDEKYDLTQSKSLNNDDRSNVNSHKDPEKIEKCISSAGTDDKKEDADPQNLAAPLPPRISIPSPPPPPRIGAQDLQKNPNKANKNNNEGQINTTTMHAIKKDHTENVYTKNEVKNNNIVSVESIVAPVRETLLTSAAQILSAPVNTSHIEPLPPGVDQSESPYALAAATLKSPLIFPGNPHQANAPIYASALTDPTNISIIGHHHPALVHNQLVHYPVYHQHLHDQAILAAANRFTGQDAVQLMLHHTGIYANTQVITKPPINMKKESLGSIVDSFYNDIASLESRNNIINDKQIKQVAVPSMKYQESSSSADKSDSVSPNISTTTITTATTPGTGATPTITIAAATTVNTQTTNTNSSGVTATNTVSANAPVDLKDKKKKKVKIVINKKHKQVSSMVAKWKKAQNFQDIH; encoded by the exons ATGAATAACAAAAAACGCCGAAGAAAATCAGCATTTAGCCCAAACTCCAGAGAATCCGACTTTCAATCAAAca caaaaCAAGACAGTGCGAATGCTAATAACGGGTTGTCTAGTAATTCACTCACTAATTTATTAGAACAATACAATTCTGATAGTGATGATCAAGAAGAAACTCCACGGGAAAATAAGCAGTGTCTTGATGATAaagttaatgatttttttaag GAAATTCAGTTTATTACTCAGAACACTCAAGAATCTCAATCGAGCGACACAACAGGAAAAGAAACGGGACAAATTCCCTCAAACAGACAAAGAATACCAGGCTCAT caTGGCAAGAGTGCTTTGATGAATCTACTGGTTATCCCTATTACTGGCATACTGAAACCAATGAAGTGACTTGGGAATTGCCAAAAGAACTTGAATCAACTCGTAAAAATAACGACAATATTGTCCcccaacaacaacaacaacaacctAATCGTCTACCGAAATTACCTAACGATAAACCGCCGTCTAAAGTTAAAAATGACAATTCAGTACGGAATAAAAGTAGGCATAAAAGCGACACTGATAACACGAAACGGACTTCGTCTAAAAAGAAAAAGTCTAAACAGATGATCGATGACAAAAATGATGATTCCGATGACAG ttaTATTGAAATGATTACGTCGTTTGGTGATGATAACACAGATACTGATAAAAGTGAAGACGAAAAAACAGCTGATGAGTCAtgg acactaaataaatcaatacaaCGCGAACGGGAACGAGAACGTGAACGAGAAACGTCAGCAAGTGTAGCCAGCAATGATGCTCGTGATGACGATAACAGCAGAGAGTCAAATCAAGAGAGTAGTGTTAAAGATTCTGTGAATGATCACAGCAGCGAAGAAACtttgtttagtaaaaaatcaaCAGGCAGTACACTATTTCCAGCTGCGTTAAGCAAAAATTGgtttgttgataataattcTAAGGTAGATAGTAATGTTGAGCAAACAGAATTTTCCCAAACTTGTGAATCACAAGATACTACTGAAAAAAGTGAAGCACCAAAGATAAATCGGCCTTTAGAAAATTTGGGTTCTTCTATAAAAGGGTTTCAAAGAAAAAGACGTATTGCTTTTGATGTTCTGACAATACCAAAAAATAATGACGAACGTCTTGGTTTAGGATTTGCTAAAACGTTGCCGTCTGTCAGTACCGATAATTCGTCAAAAGAAATTAATGCTGAAGATAGAAAACGTAATTTAGGAAAATACGCTATTGACTTTATTAAGGGAGAGACGTTAGAAGTCAACAATGAAGTTGTTAAACCGGATAATTATATACCCGGAGATCAAATACAAACAATtgtagataaattaaaaattttatctaaagaGGGATCGACGGTATCAGCGGCTCAAGTTATGAGTATTCAAATTAAAGCATTGATGAGTGCGTGGGAAGCCGGCGATTTAAAAGATCGTTACTTTTATAATTGGCTTGCTGACACTAAAAAAGAAGTGAGTCGGTTGGAAGAAGAAGCCGCTCCGTCCGAGTGGGACTATCAGTGGGATTCAGCTAATAAACGTTACCTGTatcgtaataaaataaatggcgACACTCAATTAAATTATCCAGACATAATTGGTGGCGCTGAAGAAATGGAACTGTGTACGACGCCTCCGCCTACTAGTTCACCTATCGAGCACACTCAGATAAAATCAATTGATTCAATCAAAGATGAAAAATACGATTTAACACAATCGAAGTCTCTTAATAATGACGATAGATCAAATGTAAATAGTCACAAAGatcctgaaaaaattgaaaaatgtatttcatcTGCTGGTACTGATGACAAAAAAGAAGACGCGGACCCACAAAATTTGGCGGCACCTTTGCCACCACGGATATCTATTCCCAGTCCACCACCGCCACCGAGAATAGGCGCTCAGGATTTACAAAAGAATCCAAATAAggccaataaaaataacaatgaagGTCAAATTAATACCACAACAATGCATGCCATAAAAAAAGACCATACTGAAAATGTATATACCaaaaatgaagttaaaaataacaatattgtATCTGTAGAAAGTATTGTCGCGCCTGTACGTGAAACTTTACTAACATCAGCAGCGCAAATATTATCAGCGCCAGTGAACACATCCCACATTGAGCCTTTGCCACCGGGTGTTGATCAATCAGAGAGTCCATATGCATTAGCAGCAGCAACGTTGAAATCACCGCTAATATTTCCGGGGAATCCACATCAGGCAAATGCTCCGATTTATGCGTCAGCTCTGACAGATCCaacaaatatttcaataatagGACACCACCATCCGGCATTGGTACACAACCAACTTGTACACTACCCAGTTTATCATCAGCACTTGCACGATCAAGCGATTCTAGCAGCCGCCAATAGATTTACTGGACAAGATGCTGTCCAATTAATGCTCCATCATACGGGTATTTACGCAAATACCCAGGTGATTACAAAACCTCctattaatatgaaaaaagaaTCTTTAGGATCAATTGTTGATTCATTTTACAATGATATTGCTTCATTGGAGTCacgtaataatattataaatgacaaacaaataaaacaaGTTGCAGTTCCGTCAATGAAATATCAAGAATCCTCGTCGTCTGCGGATAAGTCGGACTCAGTCTCGCCTAATATCTCTAcgacaacaataacaacagcaacaacaccGGGAACAGGAGCAACACCAACAATAACGATTGCTGCTGCTACTACTGTTAATACCCAGACAACCAACACTAATTCTAGTGGGGTCACTGCAACAAATACTGTATCTGCTAATGCTCCTGTTGATTTGAAAgacaagaaaaagaaaaaa gttaaaatagttataaataaaaaacataagcAAGTATCAAGCATGGTTGCCAAATGGAAAAAGGCCCAAAATTTTCAAGACATTCATTAA
- the LOC130666809 gene encoding formin-binding protein 4-like isoform X1: MNNKKRRRKSAFSPNSRESDFQSNSTKQDSANANNGLSSNSLTNLLEQYNSDSDDQEETPRENKQCLDDKVNDFFKEIQFITQNTQESQSSDTTGKETGQIPSNRQRIPGSSWQECFDESTGYPYYWHTETNEVTWELPKELESTRKNNDNIVPQQQQQQPNRLPKLPNDKPPSKVKNDNSVRNKSRHKSDTDNTKRTSSKKKKSKQMIDDKNDDSDDSYIEMITSFGDDNTDTDKSEDEKTADESWTLNKSIQRERERERERETSASVASNDARDDDNSRESNQESSVKDSVNDHSSEETLFSKKSTGSTLFPAALSKNWFVDNNSKVDSNVEQTEFSQTCESQDTTEKSEAPKINRPLENLGSSIKGFQRKRRIAFDVLTIPKNNDERLGLGFAKTLPSVSTDNSSKEINAEDRKRNLGKYAIDFIKGETLEVNNEVVKPDNYIPGDQIQTIVDKLKILSKEGSTVSAAQVMSIQIKALMSAWEAGDLKDRYFYNWLADTKKEVSRLEEEAAPSEWDYQWDSANKRYLYRNKINGDTQLNYPDIIGGAEEMELCTTPPPTSSPIEHTQIKSIDSIKDEKYDLTQSKSLNNDDRSNVNSHKDPEKIEKCISSAGTDDKKEDADPQNLAAPLPPRISIPSPPPPPRIGAQDLQKNPNKANKNNNEGQINTTTMHAIKKDHTENVYTKNEVKNNNIVSVESIVAPVRETLLTSAAQILSAPVNTSHIEPLPPGVDQSESPYALAAATLKSPLIFPGNPHQANAPIYASALTDPTNISIIGHHHPALVHNQLVHYPVYHQHLHDQAILAAANRFTGQDAVQLMLHHTGIYANTQVITKPPINMKKESLGSIVDSFYNDIASLESRNNIINDKQIKQVAVPSMKYQESSSSADKSDSVSPNISTTTITTATTPGTGATPTITIAAATTVNTQTTNTNSSGVTATNTVSANAPVDLKDKKKKKVKIVINKKHKQVSSMVAKWKKAQNFQDIH, from the exons ATGAATAACAAAAAACGCCGAAGAAAATCAGCATTTAGCCCAAACTCCAGAGAATCCGACTTTCAATCAAAcagta caaaaCAAGACAGTGCGAATGCTAATAACGGGTTGTCTAGTAATTCACTCACTAATTTATTAGAACAATACAATTCTGATAGTGATGATCAAGAAGAAACTCCACGGGAAAATAAGCAGTGTCTTGATGATAaagttaatgatttttttaag GAAATTCAGTTTATTACTCAGAACACTCAAGAATCTCAATCGAGCGACACAACAGGAAAAGAAACGGGACAAATTCCCTCAAACAGACAAAGAATACCAGGCTCAT caTGGCAAGAGTGCTTTGATGAATCTACTGGTTATCCCTATTACTGGCATACTGAAACCAATGAAGTGACTTGGGAATTGCCAAAAGAACTTGAATCAACTCGTAAAAATAACGACAATATTGTCCcccaacaacaacaacaacaacctAATCGTCTACCGAAATTACCTAACGATAAACCGCCGTCTAAAGTTAAAAATGACAATTCAGTACGGAATAAAAGTAGGCATAAAAGCGACACTGATAACACGAAACGGACTTCGTCTAAAAAGAAAAAGTCTAAACAGATGATCGATGACAAAAATGATGATTCCGATGACAG ttaTATTGAAATGATTACGTCGTTTGGTGATGATAACACAGATACTGATAAAAGTGAAGACGAAAAAACAGCTGATGAGTCAtgg acactaaataaatcaatacaaCGCGAACGGGAACGAGAACGTGAACGAGAAACGTCAGCAAGTGTAGCCAGCAATGATGCTCGTGATGACGATAACAGCAGAGAGTCAAATCAAGAGAGTAGTGTTAAAGATTCTGTGAATGATCACAGCAGCGAAGAAACtttgtttagtaaaaaatcaaCAGGCAGTACACTATTTCCAGCTGCGTTAAGCAAAAATTGgtttgttgataataattcTAAGGTAGATAGTAATGTTGAGCAAACAGAATTTTCCCAAACTTGTGAATCACAAGATACTACTGAAAAAAGTGAAGCACCAAAGATAAATCGGCCTTTAGAAAATTTGGGTTCTTCTATAAAAGGGTTTCAAAGAAAAAGACGTATTGCTTTTGATGTTCTGACAATACCAAAAAATAATGACGAACGTCTTGGTTTAGGATTTGCTAAAACGTTGCCGTCTGTCAGTACCGATAATTCGTCAAAAGAAATTAATGCTGAAGATAGAAAACGTAATTTAGGAAAATACGCTATTGACTTTATTAAGGGAGAGACGTTAGAAGTCAACAATGAAGTTGTTAAACCGGATAATTATATACCCGGAGATCAAATACAAACAATtgtagataaattaaaaattttatctaaagaGGGATCGACGGTATCAGCGGCTCAAGTTATGAGTATTCAAATTAAAGCATTGATGAGTGCGTGGGAAGCCGGCGATTTAAAAGATCGTTACTTTTATAATTGGCTTGCTGACACTAAAAAAGAAGTGAGTCGGTTGGAAGAAGAAGCCGCTCCGTCCGAGTGGGACTATCAGTGGGATTCAGCTAATAAACGTTACCTGTatcgtaataaaataaatggcgACACTCAATTAAATTATCCAGACATAATTGGTGGCGCTGAAGAAATGGAACTGTGTACGACGCCTCCGCCTACTAGTTCACCTATCGAGCACACTCAGATAAAATCAATTGATTCAATCAAAGATGAAAAATACGATTTAACACAATCGAAGTCTCTTAATAATGACGATAGATCAAATGTAAATAGTCACAAAGatcctgaaaaaattgaaaaatgtatttcatcTGCTGGTACTGATGACAAAAAAGAAGACGCGGACCCACAAAATTTGGCGGCACCTTTGCCACCACGGATATCTATTCCCAGTCCACCACCGCCACCGAGAATAGGCGCTCAGGATTTACAAAAGAATCCAAATAAggccaataaaaataacaatgaagGTCAAATTAATACCACAACAATGCATGCCATAAAAAAAGACCATACTGAAAATGTATATACCaaaaatgaagttaaaaataacaatattgtATCTGTAGAAAGTATTGTCGCGCCTGTACGTGAAACTTTACTAACATCAGCAGCGCAAATATTATCAGCGCCAGTGAACACATCCCACATTGAGCCTTTGCCACCGGGTGTTGATCAATCAGAGAGTCCATATGCATTAGCAGCAGCAACGTTGAAATCACCGCTAATATTTCCGGGGAATCCACATCAGGCAAATGCTCCGATTTATGCGTCAGCTCTGACAGATCCaacaaatatttcaataatagGACACCACCATCCGGCATTGGTACACAACCAACTTGTACACTACCCAGTTTATCATCAGCACTTGCACGATCAAGCGATTCTAGCAGCCGCCAATAGATTTACTGGACAAGATGCTGTCCAATTAATGCTCCATCATACGGGTATTTACGCAAATACCCAGGTGATTACAAAACCTCctattaatatgaaaaaagaaTCTTTAGGATCAATTGTTGATTCATTTTACAATGATATTGCTTCATTGGAGTCacgtaataatattataaatgacaaacaaataaaacaaGTTGCAGTTCCGTCAATGAAATATCAAGAATCCTCGTCGTCTGCGGATAAGTCGGACTCAGTCTCGCCTAATATCTCTAcgacaacaataacaacagcaacaacaccGGGAACAGGAGCAACACCAACAATAACGATTGCTGCTGCTACTACTGTTAATACCCAGACAACCAACACTAATTCTAGTGGGGTCACTGCAACAAATACTGTATCTGCTAATGCTCCTGTTGATTTGAAAgacaagaaaaagaaaaaa gttaaaatagttataaataaaaaacataagcAAGTATCAAGCATGGTTGCCAAATGGAAAAAGGCCCAAAATTTTCAAGACATTCATTAA
- the LOC130666809 gene encoding formin-binding protein 4-like isoform X3, translating to MNNKKRRRKSAFSPNSRESDFQSNSTKQDSANANNGLSSNSLTNLLEQYNSDSDDQEETPRENKQCLDDKVNDFFKEIQFITQNTQESQSSDTTGKETGQIPSNRQRIPGSSWQECFDESTGYPYYWHTETNEVTWELPKELESTRKNNDNIVPQQQQQQPNRLPKLPNDKPPSKVKNDNSVRNKSRHKSDTDNTKRTSSKKKKSKQMIDDKNDDSDDSYIEMITSFGDDNTDTDKSEDEKTADESWTLNKSIQRERERERERETSASVASNDARDDDNSRESNQESSVKDSVNDHSSEETLFSKKSTGSTLFPAALSKNWFVDNNSKVDSNVEQTEFSQTCESQDTTEKSEAPKINRPLENLGSSIKGFQRKRRIAFDVLTIPKNNDERLGLGFAKTLPSVSTDNSSKEINAEDRKRNLGKYAIDFIKGETLEVNNEVVKPDNYIPGDQIQTIVDKLKILSKEGSTVSAAQVMSIQIKALMSAWEAGDLKDRYFYNWLADTKKEVSRLEEEAAPSEWDYQWDSANKRYLYRNKINGDTQLNYPDIIGGAEEMELCTTPPPTSSPIEHTQIKSIDSIKDEKYDLTQSKSLNNDDRSNVNSHKDPEKIEKCISSAGTDDKKEDADPQNLAAPLPPRISIPSPPPPPRIGAQDLQKNPNKANKNNNEGQINTTTMHAIKKDHTENVYTKNEVKNNNIVSVESIVAPVRETLLTSAAQILSAPVNTSHIEPLPPGVDQSESPYALAAATLKSPLIFPGNPHQANAPIYASALTDPTNISIIGHHHPALVHNQLVHYPVYHQHLHDQAILAAANRFTGQDAVQLMLHHTGIYANTQLQFRQ from the exons ATGAATAACAAAAAACGCCGAAGAAAATCAGCATTTAGCCCAAACTCCAGAGAATCCGACTTTCAATCAAAcagta caaaaCAAGACAGTGCGAATGCTAATAACGGGTTGTCTAGTAATTCACTCACTAATTTATTAGAACAATACAATTCTGATAGTGATGATCAAGAAGAAACTCCACGGGAAAATAAGCAGTGTCTTGATGATAaagttaatgatttttttaag GAAATTCAGTTTATTACTCAGAACACTCAAGAATCTCAATCGAGCGACACAACAGGAAAAGAAACGGGACAAATTCCCTCAAACAGACAAAGAATACCAGGCTCAT caTGGCAAGAGTGCTTTGATGAATCTACTGGTTATCCCTATTACTGGCATACTGAAACCAATGAAGTGACTTGGGAATTGCCAAAAGAACTTGAATCAACTCGTAAAAATAACGACAATATTGTCCcccaacaacaacaacaacaacctAATCGTCTACCGAAATTACCTAACGATAAACCGCCGTCTAAAGTTAAAAATGACAATTCAGTACGGAATAAAAGTAGGCATAAAAGCGACACTGATAACACGAAACGGACTTCGTCTAAAAAGAAAAAGTCTAAACAGATGATCGATGACAAAAATGATGATTCCGATGACAG ttaTATTGAAATGATTACGTCGTTTGGTGATGATAACACAGATACTGATAAAAGTGAAGACGAAAAAACAGCTGATGAGTCAtgg acactaaataaatcaatacaaCGCGAACGGGAACGAGAACGTGAACGAGAAACGTCAGCAAGTGTAGCCAGCAATGATGCTCGTGATGACGATAACAGCAGAGAGTCAAATCAAGAGAGTAGTGTTAAAGATTCTGTGAATGATCACAGCAGCGAAGAAACtttgtttagtaaaaaatcaaCAGGCAGTACACTATTTCCAGCTGCGTTAAGCAAAAATTGgtttgttgataataattcTAAGGTAGATAGTAATGTTGAGCAAACAGAATTTTCCCAAACTTGTGAATCACAAGATACTACTGAAAAAAGTGAAGCACCAAAGATAAATCGGCCTTTAGAAAATTTGGGTTCTTCTATAAAAGGGTTTCAAAGAAAAAGACGTATTGCTTTTGATGTTCTGACAATACCAAAAAATAATGACGAACGTCTTGGTTTAGGATTTGCTAAAACGTTGCCGTCTGTCAGTACCGATAATTCGTCAAAAGAAATTAATGCTGAAGATAGAAAACGTAATTTAGGAAAATACGCTATTGACTTTATTAAGGGAGAGACGTTAGAAGTCAACAATGAAGTTGTTAAACCGGATAATTATATACCCGGAGATCAAATACAAACAATtgtagataaattaaaaattttatctaaagaGGGATCGACGGTATCAGCGGCTCAAGTTATGAGTATTCAAATTAAAGCATTGATGAGTGCGTGGGAAGCCGGCGATTTAAAAGATCGTTACTTTTATAATTGGCTTGCTGACACTAAAAAAGAAGTGAGTCGGTTGGAAGAAGAAGCCGCTCCGTCCGAGTGGGACTATCAGTGGGATTCAGCTAATAAACGTTACCTGTatcgtaataaaataaatggcgACACTCAATTAAATTATCCAGACATAATTGGTGGCGCTGAAGAAATGGAACTGTGTACGACGCCTCCGCCTACTAGTTCACCTATCGAGCACACTCAGATAAAATCAATTGATTCAATCAAAGATGAAAAATACGATTTAACACAATCGAAGTCTCTTAATAATGACGATAGATCAAATGTAAATAGTCACAAAGatcctgaaaaaattgaaaaatgtatttcatcTGCTGGTACTGATGACAAAAAAGAAGACGCGGACCCACAAAATTTGGCGGCACCTTTGCCACCACGGATATCTATTCCCAGTCCACCACCGCCACCGAGAATAGGCGCTCAGGATTTACAAAAGAATCCAAATAAggccaataaaaataacaatgaagGTCAAATTAATACCACAACAATGCATGCCATAAAAAAAGACCATACTGAAAATGTATATACCaaaaatgaagttaaaaataacaatattgtATCTGTAGAAAGTATTGTCGCGCCTGTACGTGAAACTTTACTAACATCAGCAGCGCAAATATTATCAGCGCCAGTGAACACATCCCACATTGAGCCTTTGCCACCGGGTGTTGATCAATCAGAGAGTCCATATGCATTAGCAGCAGCAACGTTGAAATCACCGCTAATATTTCCGGGGAATCCACATCAGGCAAATGCTCCGATTTATGCGTCAGCTCTGACAGATCCaacaaatatttcaataatagGACACCACCATCCGGCATTGGTACACAACCAACTTGTACACTACCCAGTTTATCATCAGCACTTGCACGATCAAGCGATTCTAGCAGCCGCCAATAGATTTACTGGACAAGATGCTGTCCAATTAATGCTCCATCATACGGGTATTTACGCAAATACCCAG TTGCAGTTCCGTCAATGA
- the LOC130666809 gene encoding formin-binding protein 4-like isoform X4 — MNNKKRRRKSAFSPNSRESDFQSNSTKQDSANANNGLSSNSLTNLLEQYNSDSDDQEETPRENKQCLDDKVNDFFKEIQFITQNTQESQSSDTTGKETGQIPSNRQRIPGSSWQECFDESTGYPYYWHTETNEVTWELPKELESTRKNNDNIVPQQQQQQPNRLPKLPNDKPPSKVKNDNSVRNKSRHKSDTDNTKRTSSKKKKSKQMIDDKNDDSDDSYIEMITSFGDDNTDTDKSEDEKTADESWTLNKSIQRERERERERETSASVASNDARDDDNSRESNQESSVKDSVNDHSSEETLFSKKSTGSTLFPAALSKNWFVDNNSKVDSNVEQTEFSQTCESQDTTEKSEAPKINRPLENLGSSIKGFQRKRRIAFDVLTIPKNNDERLGLGFAKTLPSVSTDNSSKEINAEDRKRNLGKYAIDFIKGETLEVNNEVVKPDNYIPGDQIQTIVDKLKILSKEGSTVSAAQVMSIQIKALMSAWEAGDLKDRYFYNWLADTKKEVSRLEEEAAPSEWDYQWDSANKRYLYRNKINGDTQLNYPDIIGGAEEMELCTTPPPTSSPIEHTQIKSIDSIKDEKYDLTQSKSLNNDDRSNVNSHKDPEKIEKCISSAGTDDKKEDADPQNLAAPLPPRISIPSPPPPPRIGAQDLQKNPNKANKNNNEGQINTTTMHAIKKDHTENVYTKNEVKNNNIVSVESIVAPVRETLLTSAAQILSAPVNTSHIEPLPPGVDQSESPYALAAATLKSPLIFPGNPHQANAPIYASALTDPTNISIIGHHHPALVHNQLVHYPVYHQHLHDQAILAAANRFTGQDAVQLMLHHTGIYANTQFRQ; from the exons ATGAATAACAAAAAACGCCGAAGAAAATCAGCATTTAGCCCAAACTCCAGAGAATCCGACTTTCAATCAAAcagta caaaaCAAGACAGTGCGAATGCTAATAACGGGTTGTCTAGTAATTCACTCACTAATTTATTAGAACAATACAATTCTGATAGTGATGATCAAGAAGAAACTCCACGGGAAAATAAGCAGTGTCTTGATGATAaagttaatgatttttttaag GAAATTCAGTTTATTACTCAGAACACTCAAGAATCTCAATCGAGCGACACAACAGGAAAAGAAACGGGACAAATTCCCTCAAACAGACAAAGAATACCAGGCTCAT caTGGCAAGAGTGCTTTGATGAATCTACTGGTTATCCCTATTACTGGCATACTGAAACCAATGAAGTGACTTGGGAATTGCCAAAAGAACTTGAATCAACTCGTAAAAATAACGACAATATTGTCCcccaacaacaacaacaacaacctAATCGTCTACCGAAATTACCTAACGATAAACCGCCGTCTAAAGTTAAAAATGACAATTCAGTACGGAATAAAAGTAGGCATAAAAGCGACACTGATAACACGAAACGGACTTCGTCTAAAAAGAAAAAGTCTAAACAGATGATCGATGACAAAAATGATGATTCCGATGACAG ttaTATTGAAATGATTACGTCGTTTGGTGATGATAACACAGATACTGATAAAAGTGAAGACGAAAAAACAGCTGATGAGTCAtgg acactaaataaatcaatacaaCGCGAACGGGAACGAGAACGTGAACGAGAAACGTCAGCAAGTGTAGCCAGCAATGATGCTCGTGATGACGATAACAGCAGAGAGTCAAATCAAGAGAGTAGTGTTAAAGATTCTGTGAATGATCACAGCAGCGAAGAAACtttgtttagtaaaaaatcaaCAGGCAGTACACTATTTCCAGCTGCGTTAAGCAAAAATTGgtttgttgataataattcTAAGGTAGATAGTAATGTTGAGCAAACAGAATTTTCCCAAACTTGTGAATCACAAGATACTACTGAAAAAAGTGAAGCACCAAAGATAAATCGGCCTTTAGAAAATTTGGGTTCTTCTATAAAAGGGTTTCAAAGAAAAAGACGTATTGCTTTTGATGTTCTGACAATACCAAAAAATAATGACGAACGTCTTGGTTTAGGATTTGCTAAAACGTTGCCGTCTGTCAGTACCGATAATTCGTCAAAAGAAATTAATGCTGAAGATAGAAAACGTAATTTAGGAAAATACGCTATTGACTTTATTAAGGGAGAGACGTTAGAAGTCAACAATGAAGTTGTTAAACCGGATAATTATATACCCGGAGATCAAATACAAACAATtgtagataaattaaaaattttatctaaagaGGGATCGACGGTATCAGCGGCTCAAGTTATGAGTATTCAAATTAAAGCATTGATGAGTGCGTGGGAAGCCGGCGATTTAAAAGATCGTTACTTTTATAATTGGCTTGCTGACACTAAAAAAGAAGTGAGTCGGTTGGAAGAAGAAGCCGCTCCGTCCGAGTGGGACTATCAGTGGGATTCAGCTAATAAACGTTACCTGTatcgtaataaaataaatggcgACACTCAATTAAATTATCCAGACATAATTGGTGGCGCTGAAGAAATGGAACTGTGTACGACGCCTCCGCCTACTAGTTCACCTATCGAGCACACTCAGATAAAATCAATTGATTCAATCAAAGATGAAAAATACGATTTAACACAATCGAAGTCTCTTAATAATGACGATAGATCAAATGTAAATAGTCACAAAGatcctgaaaaaattgaaaaatgtatttcatcTGCTGGTACTGATGACAAAAAAGAAGACGCGGACCCACAAAATTTGGCGGCACCTTTGCCACCACGGATATCTATTCCCAGTCCACCACCGCCACCGAGAATAGGCGCTCAGGATTTACAAAAGAATCCAAATAAggccaataaaaataacaatgaagGTCAAATTAATACCACAACAATGCATGCCATAAAAAAAGACCATACTGAAAATGTATATACCaaaaatgaagttaaaaataacaatattgtATCTGTAGAAAGTATTGTCGCGCCTGTACGTGAAACTTTACTAACATCAGCAGCGCAAATATTATCAGCGCCAGTGAACACATCCCACATTGAGCCTTTGCCACCGGGTGTTGATCAATCAGAGAGTCCATATGCATTAGCAGCAGCAACGTTGAAATCACCGCTAATATTTCCGGGGAATCCACATCAGGCAAATGCTCCGATTTATGCGTCAGCTCTGACAGATCCaacaaatatttcaataatagGACACCACCATCCGGCATTGGTACACAACCAACTTGTACACTACCCAGTTTATCATCAGCACTTGCACGATCAAGCGATTCTAGCAGCCGCCAATAGATTTACTGGACAAGATGCTGTCCAATTAATGCTCCATCATACGGGTATTTACGCAAATACCCAG TTCCGTCAATGA